One Pecten maximus unplaced genomic scaffold, xPecMax1.1, whole genome shotgun sequence DNA window includes the following coding sequences:
- the LOC117318990 gene encoding uncharacterized protein LOC117318990, with amino-acid sequence MAGKVKTFHANMVRKYMEREKKMEAQSVEESQNPQGVLSCVSMSVIEETYEDSQDGLMDIADSSPLVLPHLEATETIRDCQVSETLELGFRNNSSTPHRSDQKRNVWKQHQIDLASGESTYPRETKIEVTDPREARIGEITDPREASIGEITDQRETRIGEVTDPREASIGEVTDHRETRIGEITDPREASIGEITDQRETRIGEITDPREASIGEITDPREASIEVTDQRETSIGEVTHPREQSIGEATDQRETRIGEVTDPREASIGEITDQRETRIGEITDPREASIGEITDPREASIEVTDQRETSIGEVTHPREPSIGEATDQRETRIGEVTDPREASIGEVTDPREASIGEVTDQRETRIGEITDPREASIGEITDPREASIEVTDQRETSIGEVTHPREPSIGEATDQRETRIGEVTDPREASIGEVTDPREASIGEVTDQRETRIGEITDPRETRIGEVTDPREASIGEVTDPREASIGEVTDQRETKIGEITDPREASIGEITDPREASIEVTDQRETSIGEVTHPREPSIGEATDQRETRIGEVTDPREASIGEVTDPREASIGEVTDQRETRIGEITDPREASIEATDQKEINIEVTDQRETSIGEVTHPREPSIGEATDQRETRIGEVTDPREASIGEATDQRETRIGEVTDPREASIGEATDQRETRIGEATDQRETRIGEVTDPREASIGEVTDQRETRIGEVTDPREASIGEVTDPREASIGEVTDQRETRIGEITDPREASIEATDQKEINIEVTDQRETSIGEVTHPREPSIGEATDQRETRIGEVTDPREASIGEATDQRETRIGEVTDPREASIGEATDQRETRIGEATDQRETRIGEVTHPREPSIGEATDQRETRIGEVTDPREASIGEATDATESNIGECSENQDASHLATVDTRFKSAAKISYEQLEEKSIFEDKTSKCDVGEKERYNAEKQKRSSRNKRDGEKYYQCDVCGKGFNIKSLLLRHYLLHKKAKLCNCDVCGKGFNIKSLFVRHSLLHKKAKPFKCDVCGKGFCYMSSVKRHLRVHTGERPYKCDVCGKGFCYMSSVRRHLRVHTGERPYKCDVCGKGFCYMSSVKRHLRVHTGERPYKCDVCGKGFNDQHNLKTHVRIHTGEKPYKCDVCGKGFSFKSHVRRHLLGHKEKKSYKCDVFYKGFNKQSVFKAHIRVHTGERPYKCDVCGKGFSVKSSVKRHLSVHTGEKAYKCDVCGKGFNFKCNLKTHVRIHTGEKPYRCDVCGKLFSRKSNVRTHHFRVHTGKKTYKCDVCHKRFSKQTHLNAHIRAHTGEKAYKCDVCGKGFSSMYHKRRHIRVHTGEKP; translated from the exons ATGGCAGGGAAAGTAAAGACATTTCACGCGAACATGGTGAGGAAATACATGGAACGAGAAAAAAAGATGGAAGCTCAGAGTGTCGAGGAGAGTCAAAACCCACAAGGGGTGTTGTCATGTGTGTCAATGTCCGTGATCGAGGAAACATATGAGGACAGTCAGGACGGTCTCATGGACATCGCTGACTCTAGCCCATTGGTATTACCACACTTGGAGGCGACTGAGACTATCCGAGATTGTCAAGTGTCGGAAACACTAGAACTAGG ATTTCGCAACAATAGCAGTACCCCTCACAGATCTGACCAAAAAAGGAATGTTTGGAAGCAGCACCAGATAGACTTGGCATCAGGAGAAAGCACTTACCCAAGGGAGACAAAGATAGAAGTTACTGACCCAAGGGAGGCAAGAATAGGAGAAATTACTGACCCAAGGGAGGCAAGCATAGGAGAAATTACTGACCAAAGGGAGACAAGAATAGGAGAAGTTACTGACCCAAGGGAGGCAAGCATAGGAGAAGTTACTGACCACAGGGAGACAAGAATAGGAGAAATTACTGACCCAAGGGAGGCAAGCATAGGAGAAATTACTGACCAAAGGGAGACAAGAATAGGAGAAATTACTGACCCAAGGGAGGCAAGCATAGGAGAAATTACTGACCCAAGGGAGGCAAGCATAGAAGTTACTGACCAAAGAGAGACAAGCATAGGAGAAGTTACTCACCCAAGGGAGCAAAGCATAGGAGAAGCTACTGACCAAAGGGAGACAAGAATAGGAGAAGTTACTGACCCAAGGGAGGCAAGCATAGGAGAAATTACTGACCAAAGGGAGACAAGAATAGGAGAAATTACTGACCCAAGGGAGGCAAGCATAGGAGAAATTACTGACCCAAGGGAGGCAAGCATAGAAGTTACTGACCAAAGAGAGACAAGCATAGGAGAAGTTACTCACCCAAGGGAGCCAAGCATAGGAGAAGCTACTGACCAAAGGGAGACAAGAATAGGAGAAGTTACTGACCCAAGGGAGGCAAGCATAGGAGAAGTTACTGACCCAAGGGAGGCAAGCATAGGAGAAGTTACTGACCAAAGGGAGACAAGAATAGGAGAAATTACTGACCCAAGGGAGGCAAGCATAGGAGAAATTACTGACCCAAGGGAGGCAAGCATAGAAGTTACTGACCAAAGAGAGACAAGCATAGGAGAAGTTACTCACCCAAGGGAGCCAAGCATAGGAGAAGCTACTGACCAAAGGGAGACAAGAATAGGAGAAGTTACTGACCCAAGGGAGGCAAGCATAGGAGAAGTTACTGACCCAAGGGAGGCAAGCATAGGAGAAGTTACTGACCAAAGGGAGACAAGAATAGGAGAAATTACTGACCCAAGGGAGACAAGAATAGGAGAAGTTACTGACCCAAGGGAGGCAAGCATAGGAGAAGTTACTGACCCAAGGGAGGCAAGCATAGGAGAAGTTACTGACCAAAGGGAGACAAAAATAGGAGAAATTACTGACCCAAGGGAGGCAAGCATAGGAGAAATTACTGACCCAAGGGAGGCAAGCATAGAAGTTACTGACCAAAGAGAGACAAGCATAGGAGAAGTTACTCACCCAAGGGAGCCAAGCATAGGAGAAGCTACTGACCAAAGGGAGACAAGAATAGGAGAAGTTACTGACCCAAGGGAGGCAAGCATAGGAGAAGTTACTGACCCAAGGGAGGCAAGCATAGGAGAAGTTACTGACCAAAGGGAGACAAGAATAGGAGAAATTACTGACCCAAGGGAGGCAAGCATAGAAGCTACTGACCAAAAGGAAATAAACATAGAAGTTACTGACCAAAGAGAGACAAGCATAGGAGAAGTTACTCACCCAAGGGAGCCAAGCATAGGAGAAGCTACTGACCAAAGGGAGACAAGAATAGGAGAAGTTACTGACCCAAGGGAGGCAAGCATAGGAGAAGCTACTGACCAAAGGGAGACAAGAATAGGAGAAGTTACTGACCCAAGGGAGGCAAGCATAGGAGAAGCTACTGACCAAAGGGAGACAAGAATAGGAGAAGCTACTGACCAAAGGGAGACAAGAATAGGAGAAGTTACTGACCCAAGGGAGGCAAGCATAGGAGAAGTTACTGACCAAAGGGAGACAAGAATAGGAGAAGTTACTGACCCAAGGGAGGCAAGCATAGGAGAAGTTACTGACCCAAGGGAGGCAAGCATAGGAGAAGTTACTGACCAAAGGGAGACAAGAATAGGAGAAATTACTGACCCAAGGGAGGCAAGCATAGAAGCTACTGACCAAAAGGAAATAAACATAGAAGTTACTGACCAAAGAGAGACAAGCATAGGAGAAGTTACTCACCCAAGGGAGCCAAGCATAGGAGAAGCTACTGACCAAAGGGAGACAAGAATAGGAGAAGTTACTGACCCAAGGGAGGCAAGCATAGGAGAAGCTACTGACCAAAGGGAGACAAGAATAGGAGAAGTTACTGACCCCAGGGAGGCAAGCATAGGAGAAGCAACTGACCAAAGGGAGACAAGAATAGGAGAAGCTACTGACCAAAGGGAGACAAGAATAGGAGAAGTTACTCACCCAAGGGAGCCAAGCATAGGAGAAGCTACTGACCAAAGGGAGACAAGAATAGGAGAAGTTACTGACCCAAGGGAGGCAAGCATAGGAGAAGCTACTGATGCAACGGAGTCAAACATAGGAGAATGCTCAGAAAATCAAGATGCCTCACATTTGGCTACAGTGGATACCAGATTTAAATCAGCTGCCAAAATATCATACGAGCAATTAGAAGAAAAGAGTATCTTTGAGgacaaaacatcaaaatgtgATGTTGGCGAAAAAGAAAGGTACAATGCAGAAAAGCAGAAACGTAGTAGCCGCAATAAAAGAGATGGAGAAAAATATTaccagtgtgatgtttgtggtaaAGGTTTCAACATTAAGTCATTGTTATTGAGGCATTACCTGCTGCATAAAAAGGCAAAGTTATGTAATTGTGATGTGTGTGGAAAAGGTTTCAACATTAAGTCATTGTTCGTTAGGCATTCCCTGCTGCATAAAAAAGCAAAACCATtcaaatgtgatgtttgtggtaaAGGGTTCTGTTATATGTCATCTGTGAAGAGACACCTTCGTGTCCACACCGGAGAAAGACCGTACAAATGCGATGTTTGTGGTAAAGGGTTCTGTTATATGTCATCTGTGAGGAGACACCTTCGTGTCCACACCGGAGAAAGACCGTACAAATGCGATGTTTGTGGTAAAGGGTTCTGTTATATGTCATCTGTGAAGAGACACCTTCGTGTCCATACCGGAGAAAGACCGTACAAATGCGATGTTTGTGGTAAGGGGTTCAACGACCAGCATAATTTGAAGACACACGTTCGTATTCATACAGGAGAaaaaccatacaaatgtgatgtttgtggtaaGGGGTTCAGTTTCAAATCTCATGTAAGGCGACACCTTCTTGGccataaagaaaaaaaatcgtacAAATGTGATGTCTTTTACAAGGGGTTCAATAAGCAGTCTGTTTTTAAGGCACACATTCGTGTTCATACCGGAGAAAGACCgtacaaatgtgatgtttgtggtaaGGGGTTCAGTGTAAAGTCTTCAGTAAAGAGACACCTATCTGTTCATACAGGAGAAAAAGCTtacaaatgtgatgtttgtggtaaGGGGTTCAACTTCAAGTGTAATTTGAAGACACACGTTCGTATCCATACAGGAGAAAAACCGTACAGATGTGATGTTTGTGGAAAGTTGTTCAGTAGAAAGTCTAATGTGAGGACACACCACTTTCGTGTCCATACAGGAAAAAAAACgtacaaatgtgatgtttgtcaTAAGCGGTTCAGTAAGCAGACTCATTTGAATGCACATATTCGTGCTCATACAGGAGAAAAAGCgtacaaatgtgatgtttgtggtaaGGGGTTCAGTAGCATGTATCATAAGAGGAGACACATTCGTGTCCATACAGGAGAAAAACCGTAA